A stretch of Bradyrhizobium sp. CCBAU 53338 DNA encodes these proteins:
- a CDS encoding fumarate reductase/succinate dehydrogenase flavoprotein subunit: MALDQIVDGLSEVSCDVLVIGGGTAGPMAALKAKLKNPKANVVLLEKANVKRSGAISMGMDGLNNAVIPGYATPEQYTKEITIANDGIVDQKAVYKYAQNCYKIIEELDSFGIRFLKNENGDYAVKKVHHIGTYVLPMPNGETVKKALYRQLRRARILISNRYMATRLLKSSDGRIAGAISVNTRTAEMLVIKAKAVILCMGAAGRLGLPTSGYMFGTYENAANSGDGYSMAYHAGAALANLECYQINPLIKDYNGPACAYVAGPFGAFTANNEGSRFIECDYWSGQMMLEFYNELLSGKGPVFLQLKHLHPDTISEIESTLHKVERPTRGLFQQGRGVDYRNDSIEMHISEIGFCSGHSASGVFVDDNARTTVPGLYAAGDMASVPHNYMLGAFTNGSVAGIDAMEFADSHDFADFDAADVAMERDRVLAPTKREDGIPPNQVEYKTRRLVNDYLQPPKVTRKYELGMRRLAETRQDMQEHMIARNAHELLRALEVQSIMDCADMAVHASLYREESRWGLYHWRTDFPEKDNENWFCHTLLSKQDGKMMSEKRAVEPYVVPIADDEKDLYDKQRIRATA, from the coding sequence ATGGCACTAGATCAGATCGTCGACGGACTTTCCGAGGTTTCCTGCGACGTGCTGGTCATCGGCGGCGGCACGGCCGGCCCGATGGCGGCGCTGAAGGCGAAGCTGAAGAACCCGAAGGCCAATGTCGTCCTGCTCGAAAAGGCCAACGTCAAGCGCTCCGGCGCGATCTCGATGGGCATGGACGGGCTGAACAACGCGGTCATCCCCGGCTATGCGACGCCGGAGCAATACACCAAGGAAATTACTATCGCCAATGACGGCATCGTCGACCAGAAGGCGGTCTATAAATACGCGCAAAACTGCTACAAGATCATTGAGGAGCTCGACAGCTTCGGCATCCGCTTCCTGAAGAACGAGAACGGCGACTACGCCGTCAAGAAAGTGCACCACATCGGCACCTACGTTCTGCCGATGCCGAACGGCGAGACCGTGAAGAAGGCGCTCTATCGCCAGCTCCGCCGCGCCCGCATCCTGATCTCCAACCGCTACATGGCGACCCGGCTGCTCAAATCGTCCGATGGTCGTATTGCCGGCGCGATCTCCGTCAACACCCGCACCGCCGAGATGCTGGTGATCAAGGCCAAAGCCGTGATCCTCTGCATGGGCGCCGCCGGCCGCCTGGGCCTGCCGACCTCCGGCTACATGTTCGGCACTTATGAGAACGCCGCAAATTCCGGCGACGGCTATTCGATGGCCTATCACGCCGGCGCTGCGCTTGCGAACCTCGAATGCTATCAGATCAATCCGCTGATCAAGGACTATAACGGCCCGGCCTGCGCCTATGTCGCCGGACCCTTCGGCGCCTTCACGGCCAACAACGAGGGCTCGCGCTTCATCGAATGCGACTACTGGTCCGGCCAGATGATGCTGGAGTTCTACAATGAACTCCTGTCTGGCAAAGGTCCGGTGTTCCTCCAGCTCAAGCATCTGCATCCCGACACGATCTCGGAGATCGAATCGACGCTGCACAAGGTCGAAAGGCCGACGCGCGGCCTCTTCCAGCAGGGGCGCGGCGTCGACTACCGCAACGACTCGATCGAGATGCACATCTCCGAGATCGGCTTCTGCTCCGGCCACAGCGCCTCCGGCGTGTTCGTCGACGACAATGCCCGCACCACCGTACCGGGCCTCTATGCCGCCGGCGACATGGCGAGTGTGCCGCATAACTACATGCTCGGTGCCTTCACCAACGGGTCGGTTGCCGGCATCGACGCAATGGAGTTCGCCGACAGTCACGATTTCGCGGACTTTGACGCGGCCGATGTCGCAATGGAGCGCGATCGCGTTCTGGCACCAACGAAGCGGGAGGACGGCATTCCGCCGAACCAGGTCGAGTACAAAACCCGTCGGCTCGTCAACGACTATCTCCAGCCGCCAAAGGTCACCCGCAAATACGAGCTCGGCATGCGCCGTCTCGCCGAGACGCGACAGGACATGCAGGAGCACATGATTGCGCGCAACGCACATGAGTTGCTCCGCGCGCTCGAAGTGCAGTCGATCATGGACTGCGCCGACATGGCGGTGCACGCCTCGCTCTACCGCGAGGAGAGCCGCTGGGGCCTCTATCACTGGCGCACGGATTTCCCGGAGAAGGACAACGAGAACTGGTTCTGCCACACGCTCTTGTCCAAGCAGGACGGCAAGATGATGAGCGAAAAGCGTGCCGTCGAGCCTTACGTCGTGCCGATCGCCGACGACGAGAAGGACCTCTACGACAAGCAGCGCATCCGCGCCACCGCCTGA
- a CDS encoding ferredoxin--NADP reductase — protein sequence MSAFQKETVLSVRHWTESLFSFTATRDPGFRFQNGQFAMIGLEVEGKPLMRAYSMASANHEEALEFFSIKVQDGPLTSRLQKIREGDIILVGRKATGTLITGNLIPGKRLLLLSTGTGLAPFASLIKDPDVYENYETIVLAHGCRQVSELAYGEHVVDGLRNHEFFGPLIRDKLVYYPTVTREPFRNRGRITDLIGSNQLFDDIGQSGLDIETDRIMLCGSPAMLEELPAMFAARGFVEGNHSQPGHFVIEKAFVER from the coding sequence ATGAGTGCATTTCAGAAGGAAACTGTTTTGTCGGTTCGCCACTGGACCGAATCCCTGTTCAGCTTCACCGCGACGCGTGATCCCGGTTTCCGCTTCCAGAACGGCCAATTCGCCATGATTGGACTGGAAGTCGAGGGCAAGCCTTTGATGCGGGCCTACAGCATGGCGAGCGCCAATCACGAGGAGGCGCTCGAGTTCTTCTCGATCAAGGTGCAGGACGGCCCGCTGACCTCACGCCTCCAGAAGATCAGGGAAGGCGATATCATCCTGGTCGGCCGCAAGGCGACAGGCACGCTGATCACCGGCAATCTGATTCCGGGCAAGCGCCTGCTGCTGCTCTCGACCGGCACGGGCCTCGCGCCGTTCGCCAGCCTGATCAAGGACCCCGACGTCTACGAGAATTACGAGACTATCGTGCTCGCTCATGGCTGCCGCCAGGTCTCCGAGCTTGCTTATGGTGAGCACGTCGTCGATGGCCTGCGCAATCACGAATTCTTCGGGCCGCTGATTCGCGACAAGCTGGTCTACTATCCGACCGTCACCCGCGAGCCGTTCCGCAACCGCGGCCGCATCACCGATCTGATCGGCTCCAACCAGCTGTTCGACGATATCGGCCAATCAGGCCTCGATATCGAGACCGACCGCATCATGCTGTGCGGCAGCCCGGCGATGCTTGAGGAACTCCCCGCGATGTTTGCCGCGCGCGGCTTCGTTGAGGGCAATCACAGCCAGCCCGGCCATTTCGTGATCGAGAAGGCCTTCGTCGAGCGCTGA
- a CDS encoding gamma-butyrobetaine hydroxylase-like domain-containing protein has product MTLVAPTVADCEASADLAALLVRTTKGDAISVPAEQLRLSCKCAHCTRARFDGRFPVAFPGIAITEIGDLGYGLNISFSDGHNRGIYPKPYLLSLAGR; this is encoded by the coding sequence ATGACTTTGGTGGCCCCAACCGTGGCCGACTGCGAAGCAAGCGCCGATCTCGCAGCGCTCCTCGTCCGCACGACCAAGGGCGATGCGATCAGCGTTCCAGCCGAGCAACTCCGCCTCTCCTGCAAATGCGCCCACTGCACCCGCGCCCGCTTCGACGGCCGCTTTCCCGTGGCATTTCCGGGGATTGCCATCACCGAGATCGGCGATCTCGGCTACGGGCTGAACATCTCGTTTTCGGACGGGCATAACAGGGGAATTTACCCCAAACCCTATCTGCTGAGCCTGGCGGGGCGTTGA
- a CDS encoding Crp/Fnr family transcriptional regulator: MLQAASAVRGAVPPTVRTAGSSSLLLTENQQWIGGPPPLMDKLSPRERELVLKQGRRKVLNRGQTLFSQGGKHDGIWLIESGRIRVFYTSPLGREITLAYWHVGNFVGGPEVFEGTVHQWSGVASSNCSVVHLPGKELRSLAAEIPNLAIGLIEGLTFKGKCYSALAQMLGTRSITQRLAHLLLHLVELYGVEDADGRVIAAAFTHADIAHMVGATRQWVTISLKRMQEKGIVLTKRSQIVVCRTDVLEEMRGHASD, from the coding sequence ATGTTGCAGGCGGCGAGTGCGGTTCGCGGGGCTGTTCCCCCGACAGTCCGGACTGCGGGCAGTTCCTCGCTGCTGCTCACCGAGAATCAGCAATGGATCGGCGGACCACCGCCCTTGATGGACAAGCTCTCTCCGCGCGAGCGGGAACTGGTGCTGAAGCAGGGCCGGCGAAAGGTGCTCAACCGCGGTCAGACGCTGTTCAGCCAGGGCGGCAAGCATGACGGCATCTGGCTGATCGAGAGCGGCCGCATCCGCGTGTTCTACACTTCTCCCCTTGGACGCGAGATTACGCTTGCCTATTGGCATGTCGGCAATTTCGTCGGCGGGCCCGAAGTGTTCGAAGGCACCGTGCATCAATGGTCCGGCGTCGCATCCAGCAATTGCAGCGTCGTGCATCTGCCCGGAAAGGAATTGCGGTCCCTTGCCGCGGAGATCCCCAACCTCGCGATCGGCCTCATTGAGGGCCTGACTTTCAAGGGCAAATGCTATTCGGCGTTGGCGCAGATGCTGGGAACGCGCTCGATCACGCAGCGCCTGGCACACCTGCTCTTGCATCTCGTCGAACTCTATGGCGTCGAGGACGCCGACGGGCGCGTGATCGCAGCGGCCTTCACCCACGCCGACATCGCCCACATGGTCGGCGCCACCAGGCAGTGGGTCACGATCAGCCTGAAGCGGATGCAGGAAAAGGGAATCGTCCTGACCAAGCGCTCGCAGATCGTGGTCTGCCGGACCGACGTCCTGGAGGAGATGCGCGGCCACGCATCCGACTGA
- a CDS encoding ABC transporter substrate-binding protein has product MVRHLPTLSIAMSVTSLALILAQPASAETVTLGIGTQDTTTNTVTAGTVVRQLHLLEKYLPTSGKYANIKFEIEWQNFTSGPPVTNAMMANKLQIGMMGDYPLIVNGFTFESNPESKSRLIAVAAYSLAGSGNGIVVHKDSPYYDLADLKGKLVSVPFGSAAHGMVLKAMQDRGYPDDFFQLVSQSPEVGSTNLQEKKIDAHADFVPFAELLPFRGFARKIFDGVETNLPTFHGVVVRTDFAEKYPEVVVAYEKALIAANAWLRADPKLAAEKIQEWTGINKEVVYIFLGPGGNMTTDPTIKPTLIDAAAADVKVLQKLGRMKEFDPKKWVDDSYIRKAYAEMKLDYDAQLASTKNYEITGEDAFCKKPITDPRKAGEVWVDDAGILPFSSTACALGAYADFKAKGKKINVAYVFDTIRGIKLFADQAFFAVGNGEIAPFLLKKDAEAYAAKIDGKVFGFDDAVKAAVSGGKT; this is encoded by the coding sequence ATGGTCCGCCATCTTCCCACGCTCTCGATCGCGATGTCGGTGACGTCGCTCGCCCTAATCCTGGCGCAGCCGGCCTCGGCGGAAACCGTCACGCTCGGCATCGGAACGCAGGACACCACGACCAACACGGTGACCGCTGGAACGGTGGTGCGGCAGCTTCATCTTCTCGAAAAGTACCTGCCGACGTCAGGTAAATACGCAAACATCAAATTCGAGATCGAGTGGCAAAACTTCACCTCGGGCCCGCCTGTCACCAATGCGATGATGGCGAACAAGCTGCAGATCGGCATGATGGGCGACTATCCGCTGATCGTGAACGGCTTCACCTTCGAGAGCAATCCGGAGAGCAAGAGCCGCCTGATTGCAGTTGCCGCCTACAGCCTCGCCGGCTCCGGTAACGGCATCGTCGTCCACAAGGACTCGCCCTATTACGATCTCGCCGACCTCAAGGGCAAGCTCGTGAGCGTGCCGTTCGGCTCCGCCGCGCATGGCATGGTTCTCAAGGCGATGCAGGACCGCGGTTACCCAGACGACTTCTTCCAACTCGTCAGCCAAAGCCCGGAGGTCGGCTCGACCAATCTTCAAGAGAAGAAGATCGACGCCCACGCGGACTTTGTCCCCTTCGCCGAGCTCCTGCCATTCCGCGGCTTTGCGCGAAAGATCTTCGACGGCGTCGAGACCAATCTGCCGACCTTCCACGGCGTCGTGGTGCGCACCGACTTCGCCGAGAAGTACCCTGAGGTCGTCGTCGCCTACGAAAAGGCCCTGATCGCCGCCAATGCGTGGCTCCGCGCCGATCCGAAACTGGCCGCCGAAAAGATCCAGGAATGGACCGGCATCAACAAGGAGGTCGTCTACATCTTCCTTGGCCCCGGCGGAAACATGACCACCGATCCGACCATCAAGCCAACGCTCATCGACGCAGCCGCAGCGGACGTCAAAGTGCTCCAGAAGCTCGGCCGCATGAAAGAGTTCGATCCGAAGAAGTGGGTCGACGACAGCTACATCCGCAAAGCCTACGCCGAGATGAAGCTCGACTATGACGCGCAGCTCGCTAGCACCAAGAACTACGAGATCACGGGCGAAGACGCCTTCTGCAAGAAGCCCATCACCGATCCGCGCAAGGCCGGCGAGGTCTGGGTGGACGACGCCGGCATCCTGCCGTTCTCGTCCACTGCCTGCGCACTCGGCGCTTACGCCGACTTCAAGGCCAAGGGCAAGAAGATCAACGTCGCCTACGTCTTCGACACCATTCGCGGCATCAAGCTGTTCGCCGACCAGGCCTTCTTCGCGGTCGGCAATGGCGAGATAGCCCCGTTCCTGCTCAAGAAGGACGCGGAGGCCTATGCCGCCAAGATCGACGGCAAGGTGTTCGGCTTCGACGACGCGGTGAAGGCGGCAGTCAGCGGAGGCAAGACGTGA
- a CDS encoding ABC transporter permease — translation MSSPALARHPEDSMPATAALAEAGSAPAVTSPATPPSFGTLALRWYRLNQGRLRATAIGVISLLAFLLAWHLLTTYRVVFFVRFINVPSPLAVYASFTKAIHDPKFLMHVVLSCRRIFIGFSLAAIVGVPLGLIMGRFKLVHEVIFPVAEVLRPIPAIAWVPMAIMLWPTNEQSIVFITFLGSFFPILVNTLHGMSLVDPVLVRAAQCLGARERSIFREVYFPASLPHIFTGLTVGMGVAWVSLIAAEMISGQYGIGYFTWEAYSLVQYADIALGMIAIGVLGLGSSVLIRGAGHLVMPWRSTR, via the coding sequence GTGAGCAGTCCCGCCCTCGCCAGACATCCCGAGGACAGCATGCCGGCAACAGCAGCACTTGCAGAGGCGGGCTCCGCGCCCGCCGTTACCTCACCCGCAACCCCGCCTTCCTTCGGCACACTCGCACTGCGCTGGTACCGGTTGAATCAGGGCCGGCTGCGCGCGACTGCGATCGGCGTGATTTCGCTGCTCGCCTTCCTCTTGGCCTGGCACCTGCTCACGACCTACCGAGTCGTGTTCTTCGTGCGCTTCATCAACGTGCCCTCGCCGCTCGCGGTCTATGCGAGCTTCACCAAGGCGATCCACGACCCGAAATTCCTGATGCACGTCGTGCTGAGCTGCCGGCGCATCTTCATCGGCTTCTCGCTGGCTGCGATCGTCGGCGTGCCGCTCGGGCTGATCATGGGCCGGTTCAAGCTGGTGCATGAGGTCATCTTCCCGGTCGCGGAAGTGCTGCGGCCGATCCCGGCGATCGCCTGGGTGCCAATGGCGATCATGCTGTGGCCGACGAACGAGCAGAGCATCGTCTTCATCACCTTCCTCGGCTCGTTCTTCCCGATCCTGGTCAACACGCTGCACGGCATGTCCTTGGTCGATCCCGTACTGGTGCGCGCCGCGCAATGTCTCGGCGCCCGCGAACGCTCGATCTTCCGTGAGGTCTACTTCCCAGCCTCGCTGCCGCACATCTTCACCGGCCTCACCGTCGGCATGGGCGTCGCCTGGGTGTCGCTAATCGCCGCCGAAATGATCTCGGGCCAGTACGGCATCGGTTACTTCACCTGGGAGGCCTATTCGCTGGTCCAGTATGCCGATATTGCGCTGGGCATGATCGCGATCGGCGTCCTCGGACTGGGATCGAGCGTGCTCATCAGGGGCGCGGGGCATCTGGTAATGCCGTGGAGGTCGACGAGATGA
- a CDS encoding ABC transporter ATP-binding protein has protein sequence MSEMLAGEPKGHIEVKNFSLSYESIEGPVQAVTDTQIHVKPGEFVSIVGPSGCGKSTLLNAVAGFLKPTTGIVTVDGERVNGPSAERGMVFQQYSLFPWKTVRENVEFGLKMRGMPRSQRERAARTLLGLAGLEAFEKHYPEKLSGGMKQRVGIVRALATGPKVLLLDEPFGALDAQTRVIMQQILTNMWQRLKISVLFVTHDIDEAIFLSDRVYCMTARPGSIKAEIPIPLERPRQQSMMMSSEFLALRRGLMSLIREESLKAMGGEINDMGMQGLNIELHGHSLADVI, from the coding sequence ATGAGCGAGATGCTTGCGGGCGAGCCGAAAGGCCATATCGAGGTCAAAAACTTCTCCCTCAGCTATGAGAGCATCGAGGGACCTGTTCAGGCCGTTACGGACACGCAGATTCACGTGAAGCCCGGCGAGTTCGTCTCCATCGTCGGCCCCTCCGGCTGCGGAAAATCGACGTTGCTCAATGCAGTCGCCGGCTTCCTCAAGCCGACCACGGGCATCGTCACCGTCGACGGCGAGCGCGTGAACGGCCCCAGCGCCGAGCGCGGCATGGTGTTCCAGCAATATTCGCTGTTTCCCTGGAAGACGGTACGGGAGAACGTCGAGTTCGGTCTGAAGATGCGCGGCATGCCGCGTTCGCAGCGCGAGCGCGCGGCGCGCACGTTGCTTGGGCTCGCCGGACTCGAAGCCTTTGAAAAACACTATCCCGAAAAGCTCTCCGGCGGCATGAAGCAGCGCGTCGGCATCGTCCGCGCCCTCGCGACGGGACCGAAAGTGCTGCTGCTGGATGAACCCTTTGGCGCACTCGATGCCCAGACCCGCGTCATCATGCAGCAGATTCTCACCAACATGTGGCAGCGGTTGAAGATCTCGGTGCTGTTCGTCACCCACGACATTGACGAAGCGATCTTCCTGTCGGATCGGGTCTACTGCATGACCGCCCGCCCCGGCTCGATCAAGGCCGAGATCCCGATTCCCCTGGAGCGGCCGCGTCAGCAGTCGATGATGATGTCGTCGGAATTTTTGGCGCTGCGCCGCGGGCTGATGTCGCTGATCCGCGAGGAAAGCCTGAAGGCGATGGGCGGCGAGATCAACGACATGGGCATGCAGGGGCTCAACATCGAGCTGCATGGGCACTCGCTGGCGGATGTGATTTGA
- a CDS encoding YeiH family protein: protein MSQNQASSPTDAKPTTAASRIAALVPGILLCIAVAGLSALLERAELGVFEHPYVEALVMAILLGMALRSFWKPAPRWQAGIAFSAKQLLEVAVMLLGASISFAAIAASGIALLASIAAVVVIALCVSFGLGRMLGLSTRLSILIACGNSICGNSAIAAVAPIIGANSDEIASSISFTAILGVMMVLGLPLLIPLLQLSATQYGILAGLTVYAVPQVLAATVPAGLISTQIGTLVKLMRVLMLGPVVIALSLVASRWQTGTKKANVGFFRLVPWFILGFLALATLRSLEIVPGTVVAPVTKITTFLTVVSMAALGLGVDVRVLANVGGRVTAAVTLSLMLLLGISIVLVHWFK from the coding sequence GTGTCGCAGAATCAAGCATCCAGTCCGACCGACGCCAAGCCGACCACCGCCGCTAGCCGGATCGCCGCGCTGGTCCCTGGTATCCTCCTTTGTATCGCCGTTGCCGGCCTCTCGGCCCTGCTGGAACGAGCCGAACTCGGTGTGTTCGAGCATCCCTATGTCGAGGCGCTGGTGATGGCGATCCTGCTGGGGATGGCCCTGCGCAGCTTCTGGAAGCCTGCCCCCCGCTGGCAGGCCGGGATTGCCTTCAGCGCCAAGCAGCTCCTTGAAGTCGCCGTCATGTTGCTGGGCGCCTCCATCAGCTTTGCCGCCATCGCGGCCTCGGGCATTGCGCTGCTGGCCTCGATCGCGGCCGTCGTCGTGATCGCGCTTTGCGTCTCCTTCGGCCTTGGCCGCATGCTCGGCTTGTCGACGCGGCTGTCGATCCTGATTGCCTGCGGCAACTCGATCTGCGGCAACTCGGCGATCGCCGCGGTGGCGCCGATCATCGGCGCCAACAGCGACGAGATCGCGTCCTCGATCTCCTTCACCGCCATCCTCGGCGTGATGATGGTGCTGGGCCTGCCCCTTCTGATCCCGCTGTTGCAGCTCTCCGCCACGCAGTACGGCATCCTCGCCGGACTGACCGTCTATGCCGTGCCGCAAGTGCTCGCGGCGACGGTGCCGGCGGGCCTGATCTCCACACAGATCGGCACGCTGGTGAAGCTGATGCGCGTGCTGATGCTCGGCCCCGTGGTCATTGCCCTCTCGCTGGTCGCCTCGCGCTGGCAGACCGGTACCAAGAAGGCCAATGTTGGCTTCTTCCGCCTGGTCCCGTGGTTCATCCTCGGCTTCCTCGCGCTGGCGACCCTGCGCTCGCTAGAGATCGTGCCGGGCACGGTGGTCGCGCCGGTGACGAAGATCACTACGTTTCTCACGGTGGTGTCGATGGCCGCACTTGGCCTCGGCGTCGACGTGCGCGTACTGGCCAATGTCGGAGGCAGGGTGACGGCGGCCGTGACGCTGTCGCTGATGCTGCTGCTCGGCATCAGCATCGTGCTGGTGCACTGGTTCAAGTGA
- a CDS encoding NAD(P)/FAD-dependent oxidoreductase translates to MMRACLGENVAPEYAPLMREEMGFVAREARWTRRPSDEKLAEQHVLIVGAGVCAIALGVALGHLGIPYTIVEKNAELGGTWWINRYPGCGVDTPNHSYSYSFGTGNAWTRYFCQREELLGYLLKVADEHGIRAHLRVNTELKASRWDEDERRWISTLKTKDGEETFESTALVSAIGQLNDPSRAHFKGEESFKGTILHSALWSDNIRLDGKRVAVIGTGATSMQLVPAIASRVASVAVYQRSAQWARPVKGYSDPVTEGARWLLAHLPFYVQWYRFNMFWRYGDGLLPFLRKDPAWPHPERAVNKGNDRHRQELTDFILSELKDRPDLIAKCVPTYPPYGKRILLDNNWFKTLTRDNVELVTEAIDHFDESGIVTADGKHRPADIIVVATGFKVTEMAARLNITGRHGKNLREAWANDNPTAFLGLTVPDFPNFFCMLGPNSGPAHGGSVIFQSECQSRYISACLADMIEHEVTAIDVRPDVLDDYVRKVDAEHEAMIWTHPGMSTYYRNASGRVFSAMPWRFVDYWRMTHDPDMRQYRLTKA, encoded by the coding sequence ATGATGCGCGCCTGCCTCGGCGAGAACGTCGCACCGGAATATGCGCCGCTGATGCGCGAGGAAATGGGCTTTGTGGCGCGCGAGGCGCGATGGACGAGGCGCCCTTCCGACGAGAAGCTCGCCGAACAGCATGTGCTCATTGTCGGCGCCGGCGTCTGCGCCATCGCGCTTGGCGTCGCGCTCGGCCATCTCGGCATCCCCTACACCATCGTCGAGAAGAACGCCGAGCTCGGCGGCACCTGGTGGATCAATCGCTATCCCGGCTGCGGCGTCGATACGCCGAACCACTCCTATTCCTACTCGTTCGGCACGGGCAATGCGTGGACGCGCTATTTCTGCCAGCGCGAGGAACTGCTCGGCTACCTCCTGAAAGTCGCGGACGAACACGGCATTCGCGCGCATCTCCGCGTCAACACCGAGCTGAAGGCATCACGCTGGGATGAAGACGAGCGGCGCTGGATCTCGACGCTGAAGACGAAAGACGGCGAGGAGACTTTCGAGTCCACGGCGCTGGTCTCGGCCATCGGCCAGCTCAACGATCCCTCGCGCGCGCATTTCAAAGGCGAGGAAAGCTTCAAGGGCACGATCCTGCATTCGGCCCTGTGGTCTGACAACATCAGGCTCGACGGCAAGCGCGTGGCGGTGATCGGCACCGGCGCGACGTCGATGCAGCTGGTGCCGGCGATTGCAAGCCGCGTCGCCTCGGTCGCGGTCTATCAGCGCAGCGCGCAATGGGCGCGACCGGTGAAGGGCTATTCCGATCCGGTCACCGAAGGCGCGCGCTGGCTGCTCGCCCATCTGCCGTTCTATGTGCAGTGGTATCGCTTCAACATGTTCTGGCGCTATGGCGACGGCCTGCTGCCGTTCCTGCGCAAGGATCCCGCGTGGCCGCATCCGGAGCGCGCCGTCAACAAGGGCAATGACCGGCATCGCCAGGAATTGACAGACTTCATCCTCTCCGAGTTGAAGGACCGGCCCGACCTGATCGCCAAATGCGTGCCGACCTATCCGCCCTATGGCAAGCGCATCCTGCTCGACAACAACTGGTTCAAGACATTGACGCGGGACAACGTCGAACTCGTCACCGAGGCGATCGATCATTTCGATGAAAGCGGCATCGTCACCGCCGACGGCAAGCACCGCCCCGCCGACATCATCGTGGTCGCCACCGGCTTCAAGGTCACGGAGATGGCGGCGCGCCTCAACATCACCGGCCGCCACGGCAAGAATTTGCGCGAGGCGTGGGCCAACGACAATCCGACCGCGTTCCTCGGGCTCACGGTGCCCGATTTTCCAAACTTCTTCTGCATGCTCGGCCCGAACTCCGGTCCGGCGCACGGCGGCAGCGTCATCTTCCAGTCGGAATGCCAGAGCCGCTACATCTCGGCTTGCCTCGCCGACATGATCGAACACGAGGTCACCGCGATCGACGTTCGCCCGGATGTACTCGACGACTACGTCCGCAAGGTCGACGCCGAGCACGAGGCCATGATCTGGACCCATCCGGGCATGAGCACCTACTACCGCAATGCTAGCGGCCGCGTGTTCTCGGCGATGCCGTGGCGGTTCGTGGATTACTGGCGCATGACGCATGATCCAGACATGCGACAGTACAGGCTGACGAAGGCGTAG
- the ald gene encoding alanine dehydrogenase, producing the protein MRVGVPKEIKVQEYRVGLTPGAVREYVAAGHEVTVETGAGCGIGAPDDVYQRAGASIAANARDIFAKSDMVVKVKEPQKSEWAQLREGQILFTYLHLAPDPEQAKGLLASGCTAIAYETVTDAAGHLPLLAPMSEVAGRLAIEAAGAALKRSAGGRGLLLGGVPGVQPARVVVLGGGVVGTQAARMATGLGAEVTVVDRSIPRLRELDDLFAGRVRTRFSTIESVEEEVFAADVVIGAVLVPGASAPRLVTRAMLKSMRPGAVLVDVAIDQGGCFETSHATTHADPTYEVDGVVHYCVANMPGAVPVTSSQALNNATLPFGLMLAGKGFAAVLENPHLRNGLNAHRGRITNKAVAESLGLEFAPVGSGLAA; encoded by the coding sequence ATGCGCGTCGGTGTGCCCAAGGAGATCAAGGTCCAGGAATATCGCGTCGGGCTCACCCCGGGTGCCGTCCGCGAGTATGTCGCAGCCGGGCATGAGGTAACGGTCGAGACCGGCGCCGGCTGTGGCATCGGCGCGCCCGACGACGTGTACCAGCGGGCAGGGGCCTCCATTGCGGCGAACGCGCGCGACATCTTCGCGAAGTCCGACATGGTCGTAAAGGTGAAAGAGCCGCAGAAGAGCGAATGGGCCCAGCTCCGCGAAGGCCAGATTCTGTTTACTTATCTCCATCTCGCGCCGGATCCCGAACAAGCGAAGGGCCTGCTGGCCTCCGGTTGCACCGCGATCGCCTATGAAACCGTCACCGACGCGGCCGGTCACCTCCCCCTGCTCGCGCCGATGAGCGAAGTCGCCGGCCGCCTCGCCATCGAGGCCGCCGGCGCCGCGCTCAAGCGATCGGCAGGCGGTCGCGGCCTGCTGCTCGGTGGCGTGCCCGGCGTGCAGCCGGCACGGGTGGTCGTGCTGGGCGGCGGCGTGGTGGGAACTCAGGCCGCGCGCATGGCCACGGGCCTTGGCGCCGAGGTCACCGTAGTCGATCGCTCGATTCCTCGGTTACGCGAACTCGATGATCTCTTCGCCGGACGTGTACGCACGCGCTTCTCCACGATCGAGTCGGTCGAAGAGGAAGTGTTCGCTGCCGATGTCGTGATCGGTGCGGTGCTGGTGCCTGGCGCCAGTGCGCCAAGGCTCGTTACGCGCGCGATGCTCAAGTCGATGCGGCCGGGCGCCGTGCTGGTGGACGTCGCGATCGACCAGGGCGGCTGCTTCGAGACGTCGCATGCGACGACGCACGCCGATCCGACCTACGAGGTCGACGGCGTCGTGCACTATTGCGTCGCCAACATGCCGGGCGCGGTGCCGGTGACGTCGAGCCAGGCGCTGAACAACGCGACGCTGCCGTTCGGTCTGATGCTCGCGGGCAAAGGCTTTGCCGCGGTGCTGGAAAATCCGCATTTGCGCAACGGGCTGAACGCGCATCGCGGCCGCATCACCAACAAGGCGGTGGCCGAGAGTCTTGGGTTGGAGTTCGCGCCTGTTGGGAGTGGGCTGGCGGCATGA